The Engystomops pustulosus chromosome 1, aEngPut4.maternal, whole genome shotgun sequence genome has a window encoding:
- the LOC140070862 gene encoding melanopsin-B-like isoform X2, with product MNLAVSDLLMSATQAPVCFLNSFNRKWILGGIACNVYAFCGALFGITSMMTLLAIAIDRYLVITKPLQSIQWSSKKRTMQVIVLVWLYSLMWSMAPLLGWSSYVPEGLMISCTWDYVTSTTANKSYTMMLCCCVFFIPLVVIFHCYLLMFLAIRNTSRNVQKLASCGRQTALSSTMKNEWKMAKIAFVIIVVYVLSWSPYACVTLIAWAGHGNSLTPISKTVPAVIAKASAIYNPIIYGIIHPKYRETIHKTVPCLRFLIRLPKKDSMCTSNFDSSFRGSVYSRQSLALRKKNSCISTVSTAETILSDVEQEAVYKNMCFQRSNSLTSSQKQEPKGQLLLKAWSCNALPEDKIVPSIHMLHQPLKRSGKRNPQEILLSNSLNTVSYPLGLQSMVKDNIVSNPKLTDSDVSCNLDWIIHATIPRIVIIPTSESSISEGQEQTDTDCDERSVKDLDDDFFNFKIDTSLLDFEGLSSTADLFEVVEKFLS from the exons CCTGCAATGTCTATGCATTCTGTGGGGCGTTATTTGGAATAACCTCGATGATGACGTTACTAGCTATTGCCATCGATCGTTACCTAGTTATAACCAAGCCATTACAATCTATACAATGGTCATCAAAAAAGCGAACAATGCAAGTTATTGTTCTCGTTTGGCTCTATTCATTAATGTGGAGCATGGCACCATTACTTGGTTGGA GTTCCTATGTGCCTGAAGGTTTAATGATATCATGCACATGGGACTATGTCACATCTACAACTGCAAACAAAAGTTACACTATGATGCTGTGCTGCTGTGTCTTCTTCATCCCACTTGTTGTGATATTTCACTGCTATTTGCTTATGTTCTTGGCAATCAGAAATACTAGCAG gaatgttcagaagctagccTCCTGTGGACGGCAAACCGCATTATCATCAACTATGAAGAATGAGTGGAAAATGGCAAAGATTGCATTCGTCATTATAGTTGTGTATGTGTTGTCTTGGTCTCCTTATGCTTGCGTCACATTAATAGCATGGGCTGG CCATGGGAATTCTTTAACACCAATTTCCAAGACAGTTCCTGCAGTGATTGCTAAAGCTTCTGCAATTTATAATCCTATTATCTATGGAATAATACATCCTAAGTACAG GGAAACTATTCACAAGACTGTACCATGTCTTCGGTTCCTCATCAGACTACCAAAAAAAGACAGCATGTGTACAAGCAATTTTGACTCCTCATTTAGAGGATCAGTCTACAGTCGCCAATCTCTAGCTTTAAGAAAAAAGAACAGCTGCATCTCTACAGTATCTACTGCGGAAACA ATATTAAGTGATGTGGAGCAAGAAGCAGTCTACAAGAATATGTGTTTTCAAAGAAGCAACTCATTGACTTCAAGTCAAAAACAAGAACCAAAGGGACAGCTTCTTCTAAAGGCATGGAGCTGCAATGCTTTACCTGAAGataag ATTGTACCAAGCATACATATGCTACACCAGCCACTTAAGAGATCCGGAAAAAGAAACCCACAAGAGATTCTTCTATCAAATTCACTCAACACAGTTTCTTATCCACTTGGCCTTCAATCTATGGTTAAAGACAATATAGTCAGTAATCCAAAACTGACGGATAGTGATGTGAGTTGCAATCTAGACTGGATCATTCATGCAACAATTCCACGTATTGTCATTATCCCAACTTCAGAAAGTAGCATCTCTGAAGGgcaggagcagactgacactgactGTGATGAAAGAAGTGTAAAAGATTTGGATGATGATTTCTTCAACTTTAAGATTGACACAAGTTTATTGGACTTTGAAGGACTGTCATCAACTGCAGATCTTTTTGAAGTGGTTGAGAAGTTTTTGTCATAA